A part of Myxococcus landrumus genomic DNA contains:
- a CDS encoding ABC transporter substrate-binding protein: protein MKLHRGPGLFLFLFLCVLGAAWVFASRSGYLDTLQARFFPAVREAVRLSPGDFPAGVSAPVADVASVPLRPVLVGFTPRGSAAGLLVAAGGATTLDNPALPPGAAQGLLKTAYALDARAVLFAREEELRQALSIGAENGGVDMAMLSVDRLASWAPGLRDAAPRTVMLAGRSRGQEALAAVGVTDLAGLRGKRVGIYPFSSTHYFALWVLARAGLRTTDVRWVELPSTLDAGRALREGRVDAVVGLWGDVELAARDRGGAVLATTADAPHLVATVLVARGDFAARYPDAVRRVLRGMLDAGQSVLKDPSAGARMLGEVAPYLGDPTEAIRSAPPATLADNRAFFGLSGEAPVTYDELYQSAAALFQKLKQGPQVPLAEDTRDLGALKYVSEARGP from the coding sequence GGTCTCTTCCTCTTCTTGTTCCTCTGCGTGTTGGGCGCGGCGTGGGTGTTCGCGTCCCGCAGCGGATATCTGGACACCCTCCAGGCGCGCTTCTTTCCCGCCGTTCGCGAGGCGGTGCGACTGTCCCCCGGAGACTTCCCGGCCGGCGTGTCGGCACCCGTGGCGGACGTGGCGTCAGTGCCGCTCAGGCCCGTGCTGGTGGGCTTCACTCCGCGCGGCTCGGCGGCGGGTCTGCTCGTGGCGGCGGGAGGGGCGACGACGTTGGACAACCCGGCGCTTCCTCCGGGCGCCGCGCAGGGCCTCTTGAAGACGGCCTATGCGCTGGATGCGCGGGCGGTGCTCTTCGCGCGCGAGGAGGAGCTGCGGCAGGCCCTGTCCATCGGCGCGGAGAACGGCGGCGTGGACATGGCGATGCTGTCGGTGGACCGGCTGGCGTCGTGGGCGCCGGGCTTGCGGGACGCCGCGCCTCGCACGGTGATGCTGGCCGGCCGCAGTCGCGGGCAGGAGGCGCTCGCGGCGGTGGGGGTGACGGACCTCGCGGGCCTGAGGGGCAAGCGCGTGGGCATCTATCCCTTCAGCTCCACGCACTACTTCGCCCTGTGGGTGCTGGCGCGGGCGGGGCTGCGGACGACGGACGTGCGGTGGGTGGAGCTGCCCTCCACGCTGGACGCGGGCCGGGCGCTGCGCGAGGGCCGGGTGGACGCGGTGGTGGGGCTGTGGGGCGACGTGGAGCTGGCGGCGCGGGACAGGGGAGGGGCGGTGCTCGCGACGACGGCGGACGCGCCGCACCTGGTGGCCACGGTGCTGGTGGCGCGCGGAGACTTCGCGGCGCGCTACCCGGACGCGGTGAGGCGTGTGCTGCGCGGGATGCTGGACGCCGGGCAGAGTGTGCTGAAGGACCCGTCGGCGGGGGCTCGGATGCTCGGCGAGGTGGCGCCGTACCTGGGCGACCCGACGGAGGCCATCCGGAGCGCGCCGCCCGCCACGCTGGCGGACAATCGAGCGTTCTTCGGTCTTTCCGGCGAGGCGCCAGTCACCTATGACGAGCTCTACCAGAGCGCCGCCGCGCTTTTTCAGAAGCTCAAGCAGGGCCCGCAGGTGCCCCTCGCGGAGGATACGAGGGACCTGGGAGCGTTGAAGTACGTGTCGGAGGCGCGCGGTCCCTGA
- a CDS encoding ABC transporter ATP-binding protein: MIHARDITKEYVDGDGTRVRVLDGMSLEVEAGDFVAVVGPSGSGKSTLLHLLGGLDIDYRGEVKVGGVTLGGLKDQALARFRNTHVGFVFQSFHLIPNLSALENVLLPSYFGPRDAQAVKRAEALLERVGLGAKKDRAPVRLSGGERQRVAIARALYGGPRLLLCDEPTGNLDAATGDGVIQLFRELHREGLTVLAVTHEERMSAAARRVLRLKEGKLVEERASERAVQGGAS; encoded by the coding sequence GTGATTCACGCCCGAGATATCACCAAGGAATATGTGGATGGAGATGGCACCCGGGTTCGGGTGCTCGACGGAATGTCCCTGGAGGTCGAGGCAGGGGACTTCGTCGCCGTGGTGGGCCCGTCCGGCAGCGGAAAGTCCACGCTGTTGCATCTGCTGGGCGGCCTGGACATCGACTACCGCGGCGAGGTGAAGGTGGGTGGCGTGACGCTGGGCGGCCTCAAGGACCAGGCCCTGGCGCGCTTCCGCAACACGCACGTGGGCTTCGTCTTCCAGTCCTTCCACCTCATCCCCAACCTGTCCGCGCTGGAGAACGTGCTCCTGCCCTCGTACTTCGGGCCGCGCGACGCGCAGGCCGTCAAGCGCGCGGAGGCGCTGCTGGAGCGCGTGGGCCTGGGGGCGAAGAAGGACCGTGCGCCGGTGCGCCTGTCCGGAGGTGAGCGTCAGCGCGTGGCCATCGCGCGAGCCCTCTACGGCGGGCCTCGGCTGCTCTTGTGCGACGAGCCCACGGGCAACCTGGACGCGGCCACGGGCGACGGAGTCATCCAGTTGTTCCGTGAGCTTCACCGTGAAGGGCTCACGGTGCTGGCCGTCACCCACGAGGAGCGGATGAGCGCGGCGGCGCGGCGGGTGCTGCGGCTCAAGGAGGGCAAGCTCGTGGAGGAGCGCGCCTCGGAGCGGGCCGTCCAGGGAGGTGCTTCGTGA
- a CDS encoding ABC transporter permease gives MRWDALSRLVRLSLARERRGAFFSAFGVAMGVGTLVFFIGLGLGVGQVIREKIFPTDARLVDVVPSSVSLGSLLGGGQLDAAAVERLRALPGVEAAYRKMNVRVPAVTRYDGVFFGTKLRMGMEVLALGVEPELVKGDVQLGEFKDPSEGQPIPAVVSTRLLELYNKTFAPARKLPQLSAGMIVGFGFPVEFNRSYVSASASGPSRSMQTQVVGASDRAMFAGITIPLETAIRINREAGVDAENYSGLTLVATDPSKVPELVDAVKAMGLEIDDQERRMAENTGAAVALTTSALALLSILICVLAAVNIAHALSASVRARAREIGVMQAVGASRSDIRAIVLAEASVVGLAGGAIGTAVALAASFGVDRFAAGYLPNFPFKPESFFSFPWPVVLGGVVLGLLAALAGAYFPSRRAAATDPARTLAG, from the coding sequence GTGAGGTGGGATGCGCTGTCGCGACTGGTGCGGCTGAGCCTCGCGCGCGAGCGTCGGGGCGCGTTCTTCTCCGCCTTCGGCGTGGCGATGGGCGTGGGCACGCTCGTGTTCTTCATCGGCCTGGGCCTCGGAGTGGGCCAGGTCATCCGCGAAAAGATTTTCCCCACCGACGCGCGGTTGGTGGACGTGGTGCCCTCGTCGGTGTCGCTGGGCTCGCTCCTGGGTGGCGGACAACTGGACGCGGCGGCCGTGGAGCGGCTGCGTGCACTGCCCGGTGTGGAGGCGGCCTACCGGAAGATGAACGTGCGCGTGCCGGCGGTGACCCGGTACGACGGCGTCTTCTTCGGCACGAAGCTGCGCATGGGCATGGAGGTGCTGGCGTTGGGCGTGGAGCCCGAGCTGGTGAAGGGCGACGTGCAGCTCGGCGAATTCAAGGACCCGAGTGAAGGCCAGCCGATTCCCGCCGTCGTCTCCACGCGCCTGCTGGAGCTGTACAACAAGACGTTTGCTCCGGCGCGCAAGCTGCCGCAGCTCTCCGCGGGCATGATTGTGGGCTTCGGCTTCCCGGTGGAGTTCAACCGCTCCTATGTGTCCGCGTCCGCCTCGGGCCCCAGTCGCTCGATGCAGACCCAAGTCGTGGGCGCATCCGACCGGGCGATGTTCGCGGGCATCACCATCCCGCTGGAGACGGCGATTCGCATCAACCGCGAGGCGGGAGTGGACGCGGAGAACTACTCCGGCCTCACGCTCGTCGCCACGGACCCCTCGAAGGTCCCCGAGCTGGTGGACGCGGTGAAGGCGATGGGGCTGGAGATTGACGACCAGGAGCGGCGCATGGCGGAGAACACGGGCGCGGCGGTGGCGCTCACCACGTCCGCGCTGGCGCTCCTGTCCATCCTCATCTGCGTCCTCGCGGCGGTGAACATCGCCCACGCGCTGTCCGCCTCGGTGCGCGCGCGGGCGCGAGAGATTGGCGTCATGCAGGCGGTGGGCGCGTCGCGCTCGGACATCCGGGCCATCGTCCTGGCGGAGGCCTCCGTCGTCGGACTGGCTGGTGGCGCCATCGGCACCGCGGTGGCGCTGGCCGCATCCTTCGGCGTGGACCGCTTCGCCGCGGGCTACCTGCCCAACTTCCCCTTCAAGCCCGAGAGTTTCTTCTCCTTTCCCTGGCCGGTGGTGCTGGGTGGAGTGGTGCTGGGGCTCCTGGCCGCATTGGCCGGGGCCTACTTCCCCAGTCGCCGCGCCGCCGCCACCGACCCCGCACGGACGCTCGCCGGATGA